In a single window of the Chondrocystis sp. NIES-4102 genome:
- a CDS encoding branched chain amino acid ABC transporter, permease protein has translation MAQSTIGIATRSRNPTKLAIITAISFLVMAIFPLILGEFQISLLSKLLLFGALAISLDLVWGFTGILSFAHGVFFTLGGYAMAYYLKLNLSAENNTYGGSLPDFMVWNGLKQLPWFIAPLKYFPIAAVAMVLVPAAFAYLIGWFIFRSKVSGVYITIITLAISSALTTFFVSQQAYTGGTNGITDVSKLSIFGLDIPPNGLYWMILLFTTFVLIGSWWLTQSNFGLILRSIKENENRISYLGYDVASFKIFIWTLSAGIAGITGGLFVPLNRFISPVYLAVAFGTQVVIWVAIGGRGTLIGPLIAAILLGQIQNYAERVTQDWQLIVGILLLIVVLFIPDGLVGSVTKLFNRKSATNN, from the coding sequence ATGGCACAATCAACAATTGGTATTGCAACGCGATCGCGAAATCCAACGAAACTGGCAATTATTACGGCAATTAGTTTTTTAGTAATGGCAATTTTCCCTTTAATTTTGGGTGAATTCCAAATATCTTTATTATCAAAATTATTACTGTTTGGGGCGTTAGCTATTTCCCTAGATTTGGTTTGGGGGTTTACAGGAATTCTAAGTTTTGCCCACGGAGTATTTTTTACCCTGGGTGGTTATGCAATGGCATATTACCTCAAGTTAAATCTTTCTGCGGAAAATAATACTTATGGTGGGAGTTTACCAGATTTCATGGTCTGGAATGGGTTAAAACAATTACCTTGGTTTATTGCACCTTTAAAATATTTTCCCATAGCTGCCGTAGCAATGGTTTTAGTACCAGCAGCTTTTGCTTATTTAATTGGTTGGTTTATCTTCCGTTCTAAAGTAAGTGGGGTTTACATTACTATTATTACCTTGGCGATATCTTCCGCCTTAACTACTTTCTTTGTCAGCCAACAGGCTTATACGGGGGGGACTAATGGTATTACTGATGTTTCTAAATTAAGTATTTTTGGGCTAGATATACCGCCCAATGGTTTGTATTGGATGATTTTACTGTTTACTACCTTTGTTTTAATTGGTAGTTGGTGGTTAACGCAATCTAATTTTGGTTTGATTTTGCGATCGATTAAGGAAAATGAAAATCGAATTTCTTATTTAGGTTATGATGTTGCCAGTTTTAAGATCTTTATTTGGACACTTTCTGCTGGTATTGCAGGTATCACTGGTGGTTTGTTTGTGCCGTTAAATCGCTTTATTTCTCCAGTTTATCTAGCGGTGGCTTTTGGGACACAAGTAGTGATTTGGGTAGCAATTGGTGGTAGGGGAACTTTAATTGGCCCATTAATTGCAGCTATTTTACTAGGTCAAATCCAAAATTATGCTGAACGAGTTACCCAAGACTGGCAGTTAATTGTGGGGATATTGCTATTAATTGTTGTTTTATTTATTCCTGATGGTTTAGTTGGTTCGGTAACTAAATTGTTTAATCGTAAGTCCGCGACAAATAACTAA
- a CDS encoding branched-chain amino acid ABC transporter permease protein, whose amino-acid sequence MYAYLFPLYYLAQEAVGSEKTEAFSLVALANQLLNGIGIVGILLLTGLGLAITFGVMRIINLAHGEFIMLGAYVTFLMQSTFNMDLLLTIPFAFIITAAIGALVETTIIRRLYGRPLETLLATWGLSIVLQGIIKLIFTAQLKYVKSPPYISGNLTLLKDAQGSPAIAISYYRLFIIGVALALLALTSYLLYKTDLGRQVRAVTQNRDMAKCLGVNTSLVDMLTFAYGCGLAGVAGAVISSLKSVSPPMGQDYLVDAWMTVVTGGVDKLIGVLAGAFLIGESSSGIAYLLNDPTARVIVLAAVIILIRYKPEGLFTVQKRS is encoded by the coding sequence ATGTACGCATATTTATTTCCACTTTATTATTTGGCGCAGGAAGCTGTCGGTAGCGAAAAAACTGAAGCTTTTAGCCTTGTTGCTTTGGCTAATCAATTGCTTAACGGCATTGGGATCGTTGGGATCTTATTACTGACTGGGTTGGGTTTGGCAATTACTTTTGGGGTAATGCGAATTATTAACCTCGCCCACGGTGAATTTATTATGTTGGGGGCTTATGTCACTTTTCTAATGCAGTCCACCTTTAATATGGATTTACTATTAACTATTCCCTTCGCTTTTATAATTACGGCTGCTATTGGGGCATTGGTAGAAACTACGATTATACGACGGCTGTATGGTCGCCCGTTGGAAACATTACTGGCTACCTGGGGGTTAAGTATTGTATTGCAGGGGATAATTAAGTTAATTTTTACCGCCCAACTAAAATATGTAAAATCTCCGCCCTATATTTCAGGTAATTTAACTTTACTCAAAGATGCCCAAGGTTCACCTGCGATCGCAATTTCCTATTATCGGCTTTTTATTATTGGTGTTGCTTTAGCCCTGTTGGCTTTAACTAGTTATCTTCTCTACAAAACCGATCTCGGTCGTCAAGTTAGGGCTGTTACTCAAAACCGTGATATGGCAAAGTGTTTGGGAGTTAATACTAGTTTGGTAGATATGCTGACATTTGCCTATGGCTGTGGTTTAGCAGGAGTGGCTGGGGCGGTTATTTCCTCCCTCAAAAGTGTCTCGCCACCAATGGGACAAGATTATTTAGTAGATGCCTGGATGACTGTAGTAACGGGCGGTGTGGATAAATTGATTGGGGTTTTAGCAGGGGCGTTTTTAATTGGGGAATCTAGTTCAGGTATTGCTTATCTATTGAACGATCCTACAGCCAGGGTAATTGTATTGGCAGCAGTGATTATTCTGATCCGCTATAAACCCGAAGGTTTGTTTACAGTGCAGAAAAGGTCTTAG
- the pyrFE gene encoding bifunctional orotidine-5'-phosphate decarboxylase/orotate phosphoribosyltransferase protein: MNFTDKLNQAIALNNSLLFIGLDPNPEMMPTKYRSQSELSLIDCLENWLLWVISETKTQVCAYKPTLGFYQALGIEGIELLERVLAAIPPSIPVILDAKHSDINTSNVFAQTIFKKWEVDAVTLTAVAGQDHAAPYLVYADKAVFILTHTLNPQADRLQGYPDDQPFYLHLIKEVQTWATPEQLYLEVGTTEVEILEKIRAIAPERTILLRSLWNSSNYDLGSLIDTGLNSSGEGLLIPVPQDFLAANDLASQVAQLNQQLNNYRTAKMSQVSSCEIWTPDVCLLNKHPYQDLILQLFDIGCLLFGEYVQASGATFSYYIDLRKIISNPQLFNQVLNAYGDIVKTLEFDRIAGIPYGALPTATGLALNLQRPMIFPRKEVKAHGTRRLIEGNFNPGEKVVVIDDILISGKSVTEGAEKLKSAGLEIEDIVVFIDHEGGVKERLAAKGYRAHSVLSISEITNTLYESGRINQEQYNSFQEHQKS, encoded by the coding sequence ATGAATTTTACAGATAAATTAAATCAGGCGATCGCACTTAATAATAGTTTATTATTCATCGGGCTTGATCCTAACCCTGAAATGATGCCCACTAAGTATAGATCCCAATCTGAACTTAGTTTGATTGATTGTTTAGAAAATTGGTTACTGTGGGTAATTAGTGAAACTAAAACTCAAGTGTGCGCCTATAAACCCACCTTGGGTTTTTATCAAGCATTAGGGATAGAAGGAATAGAATTATTAGAGCGAGTTTTGGCAGCCATTCCCCCATCAATACCAGTGATCTTAGATGCCAAACATAGTGATATTAATACTAGTAATGTTTTTGCGCAAACTATTTTTAAAAAGTGGGAGGTAGATGCAGTAACTTTAACTGCCGTTGCAGGACAAGATCATGCTGCTCCTTATTTAGTTTATGCTGATAAAGCAGTATTTATCCTAACTCATACTTTAAATCCTCAAGCAGATAGATTGCAAGGATATCCTGACGATCAACCTTTTTATTTACACCTAATTAAAGAAGTGCAAACTTGGGCAACCCCAGAACAATTGTATTTAGAAGTTGGGACAACTGAAGTAGAAATATTAGAAAAAATTAGAGCGATCGCGCCAGAGCGAACAATTTTACTCCGTAGTCTCTGGAATAGTAGTAATTATGACTTAGGATCTTTAATTGATACTGGTTTAAATAGCAGTGGTGAAGGGTTATTAATTCCTGTACCCCAAGACTTTCTTGCAGCTAATGATTTAGCAAGTCAAGTTGCACAATTAAATCAACAATTAAATAACTATCGCACCGCTAAAATGAGTCAGGTTTCTAGTTGCGAAATCTGGACACCAGATGTCTGCTTACTTAATAAACATCCCTATCAAGATTTAATTTTACAACTATTCGATATTGGGTGTTTGTTATTTGGGGAATATGTGCAAGCATCAGGGGCGACATTTTCCTACTATATAGATCTGCGTAAGATAATTTCTAATCCTCAACTTTTCAATCAAGTCCTCAATGCTTATGGTGATATTGTCAAAACCTTAGAATTTGATCGCATTGCAGGTATTCCCTATGGTGCATTACCCACCGCCACAGGTTTAGCTTTAAATCTGCAACGTCCGATGATTTTTCCTCGCAAAGAAGTTAAAGCCCACGGCACTCGTCGTTTAATTGAAGGTAACTTCAACCCAGGTGAAAAAGTAGTAGTGATTGATGATATTTTAATCAGTGGCAAAAGCGTCACCGAAGGCGCAGAAAAGTTAAAATCGGCTGGTTTGGAAATTGAAGATATTGTAGTATTTATTGATCACGAGGGGGGAGTTAAGGAAAGATTAGCAGCTAAGGGATATCGCGCTCATTCTGTCTTAAGTATTTCTGAAATTACTAATACCCTCTATGAGTCTGGTAGAATTAATCAAGAACAATATAATTCTTTTCAAGAGCATCAAAAATCTTAG
- a CDS encoding death on curing protein has protein sequence MGIRILYFDIQHAIEVHDWIINNSGGLHGASDLGRIESVLQHIQNDLYYPEFQNKLTHLVFAINKFHAFTDGNKRSSIALGCFFLELNGYDYVVQKFAMEMENIAVWLAEGKISKELLAKIIESLIYEEEYSEELKLEITIAVI, from the coding sequence ATGGGCATAAGAATTTTATATTTTGATATCCAACACGCTATTGAAGTACATGATTGGATTATCAATAATTCTGGTGGTCTTCATGGAGCAAGTGATCTTGGTCGTATAGAAAGCGTTCTGCAACATATTCAAAATGACCTTTATTATCCAGAATTTCAGAATAAGCTAACCCATTTAGTGTTTGCAATTAATAAGTTTCATGCATTTACTGATGGCAATAAACGTTCGAGTATAGCTTTAGGGTGCTTTTTTTTGGAACTTAATGGATATGATTATGTAGTCCAAAAGTTTGCAATGGAAATGGAAAATATTGCTGTTTGGCTAGCAGAAGGAAAAATTAGTAAAGAATTATTAGCAAAAATTATTGAATCATTGATTTATGAAGAAGAATATAGTGAAGAACTGAAATTGGAAATTACTATAGCGGTTATTTAA
- a CDS encoding SNARE associated Golgi protein, whose translation MKKNLFILTIICIIATGIGVLIVGGIDHNLLQTRLETMGVFAPVIYIIIYAIATLLILPSTPLNLMGGAIFGLVWGTLWTSIAAVVAAVVAFAFTRTVGRELVIKKFAKHWQALDAEIRQGGLFYMFAIRLLPIIPYGLVNFAAGLTAIKFRDYLLGTLLGTIPGVLPFVMIGSGITQLSQGNILPLLFALSLTGMLVGGATWYRRRRQQ comes from the coding sequence TTGAAAAAAAATCTTTTTATCCTAACTATTATTTGTATTATCGCTACGGGGATAGGTGTTTTAATTGTCGGCGGTATAGATCATAATTTGTTACAAACTAGGCTGGAGACAATGGGGGTTTTTGCTCCTGTAATCTATATTATTATTTATGCGATCGCAACTTTATTAATTTTGCCTTCAACACCTTTAAATTTGATGGGAGGCGCAATTTTTGGTTTAGTTTGGGGGACATTATGGACAAGTATAGCTGCTGTTGTTGCTGCTGTTGTTGCTTTTGCTTTTACTCGCACTGTTGGTAGGGAATTGGTAATTAAAAAATTCGCTAAACATTGGCAAGCACTTGATGCGGAAATACGCCAAGGTGGTTTATTTTATATGTTTGCAATTCGTTTACTACCAATTATTCCTTATGGGTTAGTTAATTTTGCTGCTGGCTTAACTGCTATTAAATTTCGAGATTATTTATTGGGAACTTTACTCGGTACTATTCCTGGTGTTTTGCCTTTTGTGATGATTGGATCAGGTATTACTCAGCTTTCTCAAGGAAATATTTTACCTTTATTATTTGCTTTATCTCTTACAGGAATGTTAGTAGGGGGTGCTACTTGGTATCGTCGTCGTCGTCAGCAATAG
- a CDS encoding putative branched chain amino acid ABC transporter, ATP-binding protein, with the protein MPLLELNNLTAGYGQTPVLFNVDMTINQGDMVCLLGRNGVGKTTLLRSIIGLNKLSQGSLIFNDQDITKTPTYKRSRYGIAYIPQGREIIPYLSVLDNLKLGFSATGKSSKRIPLEIFEFFPMLREHLSRQGGLLSGGQQQQLAIARGLMCNPKVMLLDEPTEGIQPSIVQEIEDTLKRINREKGITVIVVEQKIDFARQLAQKFFIMDKGSIVAKGNTADLTDDLVHRYLTV; encoded by the coding sequence ATGCCGTTGCTTGAACTTAATAATTTAACTGCTGGTTATGGGCAGACTCCCGTATTATTTAATGTTGATATGACTATTAATCAAGGGGATATGGTCTGTCTTTTAGGTAGAAATGGTGTGGGTAAAACTACTCTTTTACGTAGTATTATTGGCTTGAATAAATTAAGTCAAGGAAGTTTAATTTTTAATGACCAAGATATTACTAAAACTCCCACTTACAAGCGATCGCGTTATGGAATTGCTTATATTCCCCAAGGTCGCGAAATTATTCCTTATCTTTCAGTTTTAGATAACTTAAAATTAGGATTTTCTGCTACAGGCAAAAGTAGTAAAAGAATCCCTTTAGAAATATTTGAATTCTTTCCTATGTTGAGGGAACATTTATCAAGACAGGGAGGATTATTAAGTGGTGGACAACAACAACAACTTGCGATCGCTCGTGGTTTGATGTGCAATCCTAAAGTTATGTTACTCGACGAACCAACAGAAGGCATTCAACCTTCAATCGTCCAAGAAATCGAAGATACTTTAAAAAGAATAAATCGGGAAAAAGGTATTACTGTAATTGTTGTTGAACAAAAAATTGATTTTGCCAGACAACTCGCCCAAAAGTTTTTTATTATGGATAAAGGTTCAATTGTAGCTAAGGGAAATACTGCTGATCTTACTGATGATTTGGTACATCGGTATCTAACTGTTTAA
- a CDS encoding ROK family protein — protein sequence MENHLQEVIGVDLGGTAIKIGRFLRDGTCLQTISLPTPQPAQPQAVLSAIAQGVDQINSNCTATAIGLGVPGPTDPSRRIAKKSINLPGWDDVPVADFLETATGLPTILENDANCAAIGEAWLGAAKNFQDFILLTLGTGVGGAIFINGKLFTGRCGAAGELGLITLNPDGFPCRSGNQGSLEQYASIGAIIRNTGKDPAVMGKLASAKDREALEFWRSYGRYLGAGIASLIYILTPEAVIIGGGISASAEFFLPATRSEIEQRVVSPSRPDLQLLVAQLGNDAGMLGAAKLVWQLDSYYVKLRSL from the coding sequence GTGGAAAATCATCTCCAGGAAGTTATCGGTGTAGATTTAGGTGGTACAGCTATTAAAATTGGCAGGTTTTTAAGGGATGGAACTTGTTTACAAACGATTTCCCTACCAACTCCCCAACCCGCTCAACCACAAGCAGTTCTCAGTGCGATCGCCCAAGGTGTAGATCAAATTAATTCTAATTGTACCGCCACTGCGATCGGTTTAGGTGTCCCTGGCCCAACTGATCCCAGTAGACGTATTGCTAAAAAATCAATTAATCTTCCAGGTTGGGATGATGTACCCGTAGCTGATTTCTTAGAAACTGCAACTGGATTACCCACTATCTTAGAAAACGATGCCAATTGTGCTGCGATCGGTGAGGCTTGGTTGGGTGCTGCTAAAAACTTCCAAGATTTTATTTTATTAACCCTGGGTACTGGCGTTGGTGGGGCTATTTTTATCAATGGTAAACTGTTTACTGGTCGTTGTGGTGCTGCTGGAGAATTAGGCTTAATTACCCTTAATCCTGATGGTTTTCCTTGTCGTAGTGGTAATCAAGGCTCTTTAGAACAATATGCTTCTATTGGTGCAATTATCCGTAATACAGGCAAAGATCCAGCCGTTATGGGCAAGTTAGCGTCAGCAAAAGATAGAGAGGCTTTAGAATTTTGGCGAAGTTATGGCAGGTATTTAGGCGCGGGTATAGCCAGCTTAATTTATATTTTAACTCCAGAAGCGGTAATTATTGGCGGTGGTATTAGTGCTAGTGCAGAATTTTTTTTACCAGCTACTAGATCGGAAATTGAACAAAGAGTTGTCTCTCCTTCTCGCCCCGATCTACAATTACTCGTCGCCCAATTAGGTAATGATGCAGGTATGTTAGGCGCAGCTAAATTGGTTTGGCAATTAGATAGTTATTATGTTAAGTTGCGATCGCTATAA
- a CDS encoding putative branched chain amino acid ABC transporter, ATP-binding subunit has translation MNPILAVKDLQVVFSGFKALKGVNLEVGDREIVTIIGPNGAGKSTLLDAIVAKSPVAAGNVYFKGKNITNKSSYEIARMGIGRKFQNPNVYNELTVFENILLALKGSHGIISAITTKLTKGKKDKIIDVLDRIGLLNQAGSLVSSLSHGQKQWVEIGMVIAQDPQVVLLDEPTAGMTPEETHATGEIIKTLAQNHAVVAIEHDMDFVKQIAERIIVLHQGAKLAEGSVQEIQDNPKVIEVYLGREKIDAVA, from the coding sequence ATGAACCCCATATTAGCAGTTAAAGATTTACAGGTCGTTTTTTCTGGTTTTAAAGCCTTAAAAGGTGTAAATTTAGAGGTGGGCGATCGCGAAATTGTAACGATCATCGGCCCAAATGGTGCAGGGAAAAGTACTTTATTAGATGCCATTGTTGCCAAATCACCTGTTGCAGCAGGAAACGTTTATTTTAAAGGCAAAAATATTACTAATAAAAGTTCCTATGAGATCGCCAGAATGGGAATTGGACGCAAGTTTCAAAATCCCAATGTCTATAACGAATTAACAGTATTTGAAAATATCCTATTGGCATTAAAAGGAAGTCATGGGATTATCTCAGCAATTACTACCAAACTTACCAAAGGTAAGAAAGATAAAATCATTGATGTACTCGATCGCATTGGTTTATTAAATCAAGCAGGATCACTGGTTTCTTCCCTCTCCCACGGACAAAAACAATGGGTAGAAATTGGTATGGTAATCGCCCAAGATCCCCAAGTAGTCCTACTCGATGAACCTACGGCGGGGATGACTCCCGAAGAAACCCATGCTACAGGCGAAATTATTAAAACCTTGGCACAAAATCATGCAGTAGTGGCTATAGAACATGATATGGATTTTGTTAAACAAATTGCTGAACGTATTATTGTTCTACATCAAGGGGCAAAATTAGCCGAAGGTTCAGTACAAGAGATACAAGATAACCCCAAAGTAATCGAAGTTTATTTAGGAAGAGAAAAAATCGATGCCGTTGCTTGA
- a CDS encoding putative amidase, with protein sequence MPETLFKIDLTKPMAQQEIPGHNRWHPDIPAVVTVKPGDVFRIECKDWTDGQIKNNDDPSDIEKVDLNIVHVLSGPIRVEGAQPGDILVVDILDIGALPGDEWGFTGIFARENGGGFLTDHFPKAAKACWDLQGIYTSSRHIPGVRFAGITHPGLIGCAPSMELLQTWNKRERALVAKGGPPWKPEIPDLAKLPNPDQAVLGTLKGSEFERVAAEAARTVPPREHGGNCDIKNLSKGSRIYFPVYVDGANLSMGDIHFSQGDGEISFCGAIEMSGYIDLHVDIIKGGVEKYSMVNPIFKPGPVEPQYSEYLIFEGICVDEFSGEQYYLDAHVAYRRACLNAINYLQKFGFTGEQAYLLLSCAPVEGRISGIVDIPNACCTLALPTAIFDKNILPT encoded by the coding sequence ATGCCAGAAACTCTCTTCAAAATAGATCTAACCAAACCAATGGCACAACAGGAAATACCAGGTCATAACCGTTGGCATCCTGATATCCCTGCGGTAGTTACCGTTAAACCTGGTGATGTTTTTCGGATCGAATGCAAAGACTGGACAGATGGACAAATAAAAAATAATGACGATCCTAGTGATATCGAAAAAGTAGATTTAAATATCGTTCATGTTCTCAGTGGCCCAATTAGGGTAGAAGGGGCGCAACCTGGAGACATTTTAGTTGTAGATATACTAGATATTGGAGCGTTACCTGGAGATGAATGGGGTTTTACTGGTATTTTTGCCCGTGAGAATGGGGGAGGGTTTCTAACAGATCATTTTCCCAAGGCTGCCAAAGCTTGCTGGGATCTTCAAGGAATTTATACAAGTTCGCGTCATATTCCTGGAGTACGTTTTGCAGGTATTACTCATCCTGGGTTAATTGGCTGCGCCCCGTCAATGGAACTATTGCAGACATGGAATAAGCGAGAAAGGGCTTTAGTAGCCAAAGGAGGCCCACCTTGGAAGCCAGAAATACCAGATTTAGCAAAATTACCCAACCCAGACCAAGCTGTATTAGGAACACTCAAAGGGTCGGAATTTGAACGTGTGGCTGCGGAGGCTGCCCGTACTGTACCTCCTAGGGAACATGGGGGTAACTGCGATATTAAAAATCTTTCCAAAGGTTCGCGGATATATTTCCCTGTATATGTAGATGGGGCAAATTTATCTATGGGCGATATACATTTTTCCCAAGGGGATGGAGAAATATCTTTCTGTGGCGCGATCGAAATGTCGGGCTATATCGACCTGCACGTAGATATAATTAAAGGCGGTGTTGAAAAATATAGCATGGTTAACCCGATCTTTAAGCCAGGGCCAGTTGAACCTCAATACTCGGAATATTTAATCTTTGAAGGTATTTGCGTTGATGAATTTAGTGGGGAACAATATTATCTTGATGCCCATGTAGCCTATCGTCGCGCCTGTTTGAATGCGATTAATTATTTACAAAAGTTTGGTTTTACAGGAGAACAAGCTTATCTTCTATTAAGTTGCGCCCCCGTAGAAGGTAGAATTAGTGGAATTGTTGATATTCCTAATGCTTGTTGTACCCTAGCACTACCCACTGCTATCTTTGACAAGAATATTTTACCTACTTAA
- a CDS encoding putative ABC transporter, periplasmic solute-binding protein yields MNKKYQSSLFNSLSRRKFIQYSSLAVGSGILAACTGGASSTGDEDLGENPIKVGVMYSTTGTIAIVEKSLQDATFLALEQINTNTGPWEGNGEGIEGRKIEKVVVNPDSNWDLYNQMSKRLIDEDKVVCVLGCYTSASRKSVLPVFEEKDSLLYYPVYYEGNECSSNVFYTGAAPNQQITDSIPYCYKNFGPKGFFIGSDYIYPKESNRIAKAELEKIGGKVVGDEYSALGTTEFITIINKIKQAKPDFVLSNLVGDSIPAFYRQYKDAGITADQIPIMAYPTTEEEIQAMGAEYAEGHYTSFNYFQTVDTPENKAFVEQFKAKFGDNRVTNGVMEAAYLQTFFMAQAMQKVLKEGGELNTKSLREATRGQVFQAPQGLVKVDPDNYHTYLYSRIGKWKSDGQAEIVFATPAAVKPIAWSQTLYPGRICTRPVPDDRSNPIKETGKDLGVKYLEKT; encoded by the coding sequence ATGAACAAGAAATATCAATCATCTTTATTTAATAGTTTAAGTCGTCGTAAATTTATTCAATATAGTTCTTTAGCTGTAGGTTCAGGTATTTTAGCTGCTTGTACTGGTGGTGCGTCGAGTACGGGGGATGAAGATTTAGGGGAAAATCCGATTAAAGTCGGGGTAATGTATTCAACTACAGGTACGATCGCGATCGTAGAAAAGTCTTTACAGGATGCTACTTTCCTGGCTTTAGAACAGATTAATACTAATACTGGCCCTTGGGAAGGTAACGGCGAAGGTATTGAAGGGCGAAAAATTGAGAAGGTAGTTGTTAACCCCGACTCTAACTGGGATTTATATAACCAGATGTCCAAGCGTCTAATTGACGAGGATAAGGTAGTCTGTGTTTTAGGTTGTTATACATCTGCTAGTCGTAAGTCAGTTTTGCCTGTTTTTGAGGAAAAAGATTCTCTACTTTATTATCCTGTTTACTACGAAGGTAACGAATGTAGTTCTAACGTGTTCTATACAGGGGCTGCACCTAATCAACAGATTACTGATTCTATTCCCTATTGTTATAAGAATTTTGGCCCTAAAGGCTTTTTTATTGGTTCAGATTATATTTATCCTAAAGAAAGTAACCGTATTGCTAAGGCTGAATTAGAAAAAATCGGCGGAAAGGTTGTTGGTGATGAATATTCTGCTTTGGGAACTACAGAATTTATTACGATTATTAATAAAATTAAGCAGGCTAAACCTGATTTTGTCTTAAGTAACTTAGTAGGTGATAGTATTCCAGCTTTCTATCGTCAGTATAAGGATGCAGGTATTACCGCAGATCAAATTCCTATTATGGCGTATCCCACTACAGAAGAAGAGATTCAAGCGATGGGGGCTGAATATGCCGAAGGACATTATACAAGTTTTAATTATTTTCAAACTGTAGATACACCAGAGAATAAGGCTTTTGTTGAACAATTTAAAGCAAAATTTGGTGATAACCGCGTTACTAATGGGGTAATGGAAGCAGCTTATCTACAAACCTTCTTTATGGCGCAAGCAATGCAAAAGGTACTCAAAGAAGGTGGAGAATTAAACACTAAATCCTTGCGGGAAGCCACCAGAGGGCAAGTATTCCAAGCACCTCAAGGGCTAGTAAAAGTAGATCCTGATAACTACCACACCTATTTATATTCGCGCATTGGTAAATGGAAATCCGATGGTCAAGCAGAGATTGTATTCGCTACTCCTGCTGCGGTTAAACCTATTGCTTGGAGTCAAACTTTATACCCAGGGCGTATTTGTACTCGTCCTGTACCAGACGATCGCAGTAATCCAATTAAAGAGACTGGTAAGGATTTGGGAGTTAAGTATTTAGAGAAAACTTAA
- a CDS encoding putative lysozyme → MLNKYLNRAIIITSLGTLGFATISLAENKIANKEPDTLKDIHIHRLEHRLAVNLKNLETVPLKSAQPKPVSIHAINIIKEFEGFESQAYIDTDGRPVIGYGLANINNKPVEIGDRITLDQAEAELNRQLLKIQQELDQTVKVKLSDRQKSALASLAFNVGVKFIQDSTLVSKLNAGDYHGAANEFLRWDKANIRGSYLQLPGLTRRRQAERQLFLEQNG, encoded by the coding sequence ATGTTGAATAAATATTTAAATCGGGCAATTATTATTACAAGTCTTGGCACTCTGGGCTTTGCAACTATCTCACTTGCCGAAAATAAAATTGCTAACAAGGAGCCAGATACACTTAAAGATATTCACATACATAGATTAGAACACCGTTTAGCGGTAAATTTAAAGAATTTAGAAACTGTACCGCTTAAATCTGCGCAACCCAAACCCGTATCGATCCACGCTATTAACATAATCAAAGAATTTGAGGGTTTTGAGAGTCAGGCTTATATTGATACAGATGGTAGACCTGTAATTGGTTATGGTTTAGCTAATATAAACAACAAACCCGTAGAAATTGGCGATCGCATTACTTTAGATCAAGCAGAAGCAGAATTAAATAGACAGTTACTAAAAATTCAACAAGAATTAGACCAAACAGTCAAAGTAAAATTGAGCGATCGCCAGAAGAGCGCGTTAGCTTCTTTAGCTTTTAATGTGGGCGTAAAATTTATTCAAGACAGTACGTTAGTTAGCAAATTAAATGCAGGGGATTATCATGGTGCTGCTAATGAATTTTTACGTTGGGATAAAGCTAATATCCGAGGTAGTTATTTACAGTTACCAGGATTAACTCGTAGAAGACAAGCTGAAAGACAGTTGTTTTTAGAACAGAATGGCTAA